taagagtcccctctcattcttctaaattctgattaatataatcccaatctactcagtctctcctcataaaccaatccactcaactccggaatcaacctaagATCAAGAAAATATCCCTCCTTTTCAATTCTGTCCCTCAAGAAATAACAGCTCATGCTCAATTTGATCCTATTTTACGACAGCAGAATTAAGATGGTGTAGGCTATATTAAGGGCATGTGATCAGTTATGCAATAAAGGCTAAAATACACCCCAATATTTGGCAAAACAATACCTGTTCTAACCTGGGGTAATGTATTGGAGGATTATATCTTGGTTAACAGCTTCATGGCTTTATGTGATGCATAAGCATTAATTATAGTGTCTAATGCACCCTTAGCTACTGTAGCAAATTTTTCCCAATTAATGGAGGAGTTGGCAGATTCTTGTTGCTTCCTCAGGGTCTCGATTTGCTCCTCCATCATCTCAGCTTTTGATTGAAACTGTTTCTCCATTAATTCCTTCTGCTCTTTCAGTTTGCATTCCAGTGCTAACTCCTGCTCTCGCTGCAagttctctttctcttcctccatCTTCGAGTGCAGTTGTTTGGTACTTTCTTCATAAAACGCCTTCTCGTTGTTCCTGATTTCCTCGAGGGTCTTCAATGCTTCTTCCTGAGCCTTCGCCTCTTGTTTAATCTCAGCAGTTCTCTGCCGCTCAACTTCAAAAGCAGAACAGGAAATTGTCAGAAGTGGCATTTACACATCATTGCAAGCATgtgcacacattctctcacatacacacacactcacatgctcacacatacactcacatgaTTACCCCCACACACATTTAGACATGCCtacacactcagacacatatGTTATATATGCATGTAGTGACATACACTGCACATGCAGGCACAGATACACCCATCCACAAATATACACTCAAACAAACAGATATACATATGCACACATATTaaatacatacacacatagaTATAAAGACATGCTTACACACATatagacatacatacacacatagaaCTGTCAGCACAGGTACAGGTCCATCAATATTGTGCTGAACCTGAcgcaaaattaaactaatctcttctgcctgcccttggtccatattcctccatactTTGCAcaatcatgtgcttatctaaaagtgactatcttgtcagatccacgcccaCCCCACCAGCCCACCCACCACTCCCAGCAGCTTTCCCTGCCAGAAGTGCAAAACTAGTGCCCAcaatcccctctcccactccctcaacctctgtccaagggatccttccacatccgacagcaGTTTACCTGTAtgtctaccaatgtcatctactgtatcagttgcacccgatgtggtctcctctacatcagggagacaggacgccaacttgcggatcgtttcaaagaacatctctgggacacccgcaccaaccaaccccaccgccctgtggctgaacacttgaaacctccctcccacttcaccaaggacatgtaggtcctgggacTCCTGCATCGACCTTACCATCTGACACCTGGacgaagaacacctcatcttccagctTGGGCCTCTCCACTAGTTTCTCCATTTTCCCttcccaaccttatcccagtcccaaccttccaactcggcaccaccctcctgaccagTCCGACCTTTCCATCTtcctctccacctatccactccaccctcctctccaacctatcacattcccaactaccttccccccagcctcaccacccaccccacttatctctcagctgcCCAGCcctcaagcctcattcttgatgaagggcttatgcccaaaacatcgattctcctgctccttggatgccacctgacctgctgcatttttccagcatcacactgttgactctgatctccagcatctgcagtccttactttctcctagtttatcTAAAAGACCCTTAAATGCCCCTTTCATAGTTGCCTTCACCAGCATGATTGGTAGCACATTCCACacttctaccactctctgtgcaaaaaatcgtgtctcctttgaactttacctttctcaccttaaatgcatgcccccccagttttagatatttcaattctgggaaaatGATTCTGCCCATCAACcatatctatgcatctcataaatTTAtcgacttctatcaagtctccctcagcctctgctgctccagaaaaATCAACTTGAGTTTTCCAGACACTCCTTATAGGTcacaccctctaatccaggcagcatcttggtaaacctcttctgtaccctctgcaaagcctccacatccttcctggattgtggtgaccagaactgtatgcaatactcgaagtgtggcctaaccaaaatcttgTAAAGCTGCAAGATGATATCGTGACTCgtgtactcaattccccgaccaataaaggcgaGCATGCCATATGGCTTCTTTACAATGCTGTCTGTGTggccactttcatggagctatggacttgaaccccaacaTTCCTCTCTACATCAATACTGCACAAGGTTTGATCATtaaattttctttaatatttgatctcccaaagtgcagcacttcatACATCCACATAAAGACATATGTAtgtacacatatatacacacttaAAAATATACACATTTGTAAAGACACCATGCACACCCTACAGagtgacacacagacacaggtaggaACAGATAATTCCACGTATATATTTCATACAAGCAGACATGATCATTGGCACCCACACTCATTCAAAGTAAATTCTAAATTGTCAGAAGTGGCTGCCATATTTAATTTGAtataccatttaaaaaaaaacatagtggTATCTTCCTCCTAAGGGAATAATAAGTGACATTGAGTAGTTGAGAGTGTATCTTTTTCCAATGCGCTTACATGTTGCAGCAAGCTGTAAGTACTTCAACATAAGCCCAACCAGTCATGTATCTGTAACTCTGAGGAGTTTTGATAGAATattaggaagaagctgttccctCAGGCAGTGTGTGTCAGTAACTAGAGGCCAgagatttcatttaaaaaaatctatctgaAAGTATGGTGGACTCAGATTCCTAGAACAGGTCTAAAAAAGGACTAGTTTTCAGGATGGGAAGGGAAAGAGAGGGACAAGGTGGTTGAATAGTTGAAGGCGGGGGAAGGGTTTATAAAATTGGAAAGATTTTTCAAAGAGCCAGCTTGAGTCAGAATAGGTCATATGGTCTTCTTCTCTGAACGTGAGAAtacaagaaacaggagcaggagataggctattcagccctttgagactgcTCCTCCAATCAACTACATCccagctgatctgattactccacctACAATAGTCTTGCTCCTCCTTGGTTatcaggatcctctcaatctctgCTTAAGAAGTATTCAAAGACTCTCCTTCCATCACCTTTTGAGAAAAGACTCTCAGGCCTTTGTTTGGaaaaacttctcctcatctcagtcttacgtGCATGATCCCTGCTGTTTTAACAGCTTTAAATTCTCCTCTTTCTTATCATTTATGTTGTGTATCCTGTCAGACTGTGATGGCCCTGTTGTGCACTTCAGTGATTGTTGATCTCTGATTGATGGAGTGACACATTTCACTACTTCTACTGCCTTGCCACTTTCTGTcttgtgtggtgcagtggtagtgtccttactccTGGACTGGGGGCCcgggttaaagtcccacctgctcctaaggtgtgccataacatctctgaacaggttgtccATGAAAAAATAggttagctttaaacaaaacacaggAAATTGCAAGATAAAtcccaaaagaactgtggatgctgtacatCAAAgactaaaatagaaattgctgaaaaaaacccagcaggtctggcagcatttgtggagagaatcacagttaatgtttcgagtcgagtgacccttcctcaattctgaaatgttaactctgattctctctgcagatgctctcagacctgctgagcttttccagcaatttctatgtcTGTCATAATAAATCGCTTGGTACGGATCTCGGATTCCTTCCAGTTGAAAATTACTGTAACTTATTTACCTGCCAGCTCTCTGGCCTGGTCTGTTAGCCTCTCGTCAGCCTGCAGCACTGAATCAGCTTCTGAAGTTTTGCTTTTCATGAATGAGTTCAAGGCTTCTTCAGCCTGTGGGATTTAAAATTCAAGTAAAGAAATTCTGAGAGGATACAAGATTCGTTTGTGTAGAATTTCAATAATGACTTTTTAGTGAGAAGTTGACCTGTCGGAGATGGGAAGCTGACTGATTGACATTTGAGATGTTGACCTGTCTTTCTCTTGAGTTATAAGAGCTCACTGTTTTAATGTGAGAATTGGCCCTGTGTTTTTCTAGTTATTGCATGCACTGATGATGGTAATAGGAGATGTTCAGCGGTGTAAAATTTCAATAGATTCCCCTGATCAGAAAGCAGAGCCGAATGAGTGATTAATATTTACCTTATTCCCCTTTCCTGGAGTTGCATGGAATTTCTCAATCATCTTCTTGCGATCCTTTTCATACTGCTCATACCCGCCTGTACATGTGTACGATCCCTTTCGTAGTTTCTCCTCGATCTCAGAGGACAGGGTCTCCAGCAGTTTTGTACACGTCTCCATGGAAACAGCTTCATTCTTGTCACAAACCTCAAAGTAATGCTGCTCCACTTCAGTCTGACAAGATAATCCAGATATTATAACTAGATCAAAGGTTAGCATTGCAGTGGATACCTGATGCTGTTAGATATCCAATAGATGTTAGCCTGAACCATTAATGCAATTGTTAAAATCTGAGAGATTCATTACAGAATAACAATGAAGAGATGACAACACAGCTACTTCAAATAATGTATTTTATACTTGTCTTAAAGTCTGCCATTGCCCATATAACATTCACGCAAGCCACTACGGCAAGCCAACTCATGCACAAATTGCTTTGTTTCTAACATTGCCCTTtccataacaaaaaaaaagggatttGTTCATGTGCTACTCATGTATTTACAAGTACTTACCCAATATACTCGGTGCACAAAACATGATCATTCATTCAGGAAACCAATAAGCTAGTCAGTCTCACTTTCATCAGTCTCTGCAAATGCATTTCATCCATTGTCTCTAAACTGTTCTGATCTTTCACTGATGTGTTTGAGTTGCTGTTGTTTGTCTGGTATCCGTTCATTCCTGTAGTGATGTTCCTTTCTGGGGAATTTCATTCCTACACTGGGTGCTAGTTTGGAATGAAGTGTCTTAGAATTGCACAACATCTCAGAATTTAGATTCAGCGTTTAGTTTTTTGGGTTGATCAGTTTCAGCACAAGTTGAGGTGTTGCTACTGGTTTTTCAAATTGAGTGAAAACTGCTAATGTACATCAATACCACTGCCTGTCCTCGGCAGTGAGCTTGTGATTACTCTGATGTGCCTGCATTTGCCAATgaattgagcacaggagttggaaggtcatgttgcagctcaacaggatattgatgaggccatttttggaatgccATGTTCAATTCTGGacccatgctataggaaggatgttgggaaacttggaAGAgtgtggaaaagatttacaaggatgttgccagggttggagggtttgagctatagggagaggctgaataggctgggactgttttccccggtgtgtcagaaactgaggggtgaccgtacaaaggtttataaaatcatcagggatgaggaaagggtgaatatagccaaggtcttttccccagggtaggggaaaatagttttatgatgagaggggaaaaatataaccgtcatagagatgtacagcacggaaatagacccttcggtccaacacgtccatgccaaccagatatcccaacccaatctagtcccacctgccagcacctggcccatatccctccaaacccttcctattcatatatccatccagatgcctcttaaatgttgcaattataccagcctccaccacttcctctggcagctcattccatcttcctctggcagcacattccatggatttaaggggcaacatcatacagagggtggtacttatatggaatgagctgccagaggaagtggtggaggttggtacaattgcagcatttaaaaggcatctggatgggtatatgaataggaagggtttaagagggatatgagccaagtgctggcaaatgggactagattattttaggatatctgatcagcatggacaaattggactgacgggtctgtttccatgctgtacatctctatgacaggttAGGCAAGACCATTGCGAAACATCACACATTTCCAGCTAATTGCTGCATTGCTTTCACATCTGTTGGTTGCTGGATCTCTGCTGCATTTCTGCTACAGCTCTGGCCTTGCCAAGGTTCGGGTGAAATGTCTGCAGATGGCCAATGTGCTTGACTTCAGGCATCTTTGATATATCGTGTTCCATCTTTTTTTCCTGATCACTGCGTTTTCTTCTGCTGTTATCCAACGAATGCCTCTTCATTTGCTCATCACCCACTGTCAACTCCTGGCCTTATTTTTCTTCTCTGCTTTTCTCCCCCCAAGATCCCCTGGGTTTGTGGGGTATCTGATTCCTCTGGCGTTTTATTTTCAGGGCAGCAGCTATTCTCCACACCTGATGCTGACTCAGCTTCATTCTCTCACCCAGTCCAAGATAATAATCACCGGGAAGACACTATAACAGTGTTGCTGTAATCCTCTGGGATTTGTTCAGCCAGCAGTGGGTTATTGGCATATGAAGACTGAAAATTGCCTCTAGCATGTCTGGGGCTTTTGACTTGCTCCAACTGAAATGAGTGAATTTTGTGTAATTTCGGGATCCAAATCTTTATTCTGACCATTGCATTGAGATCATTTGTCCTCCTGAGATGATTAAACCACTTCACACAGTCTGTGAAGCTAAACGCTTGCCTGTCATATGAGTCAACTTCTTGGAATAAGAGCACTGCTTTCCCTGCAGAAGACTCACAACCTCAGAACTCCTGCACACGTCAGTAGCTTTCTTgagaataagtttttttttgattagattacttatagtgtggaagcaggcccttcggcccaacaagtcaacaccgcccctctgaagagcaacccacccaaacccattcccctacatttaccccttcacctaacacctaaatttagcatggccaattcacctaacctgcacatttttggactgtgggaggaaaccggagcacccggaggaaacccacgcagacacagggagaatgtgcaaactccacacagacagatgtctgaggtgggtattgaaccctggtctctggctctgtgaggcagctgtgctaaccactgagccaccgttctctTCTTCCAGAGATGTGCTGTCATGGCAAAATCTCTTACATCAGATCTAATGAAACCATTTTTCATCTGCCCAAATACACAGGATTCAGCTAAACATATTACTGTGTTTACGTGCTGATCCTTCTCCCCCTTCAGCTGCAGTGTTGAACATACACCGCTCAAAACTAACATTAAATAGGAAACAACAATGCATTTTGAAAGCTTTAGAAATATCAATAGTCTGACTTCCCTGCTGCTCAGTAAGACCTAGGCAGTAGAACATTTTGTGACACTCTTCCTGCAGCATTTATAGCAGGGTGATAATGCTTATTTGCTCTGGTTTATTGATTAATTCTGTTGCAGTTTCATAGTTTTGCCACTGAGTTCCAGTTTCAATTCTACCTCAAATCGCCCTAAGCAGGAGTGATTGGAAAATGCGGAGCCATTTTTGACACAAGCAATAATTCAAGGCTGTAAGCTGCTGTTTCTGTTCCTTCTCCCTTGCTGTTACTTTCCATCTCACAGCTCTGAAAATCCACTTAGACTCAGCCTCCCATTTCTGGACACCGAGTTTTCAAGCAATGCCTTTTAATGACTAAACCTGACTGCACGCAAGAGACTTATCAAAGAGACAGAGACCACAATGCTATGGCAAAATCTATGCTAACTGCATTGCTCCTAGCCGTAGATGAGTCTTTCTAACGGGCACCCATTATGAACATTCAGTTTGAACAATAAGGAACCATTCGTGattggtgagggagcagtgcaggGGAATATCAAATACAAACAATTAATAGCCTGATTACAATGATCAAAGATGCCTGAAAGGAAAGCAGGAGATAGTCAGAGCATTGAAGAAAATTTCTCAGTTACTGGAACACTGGTTAACAAAATATAATGTGTCCGAGTCGAACATGACAAGCTGGATAAATGTCAGGTTGGGAAAGAGTTCAGGATTTGTCCATGAAGCTAATGCAGAAACTGAGGATGaaacggagggtggtggtgggcaaCGTCTCCTAGAACCATCTTTAATTTCTTTACTTGTCCCACCACCACCCCTTCCAACAATCCACCTCATGGACACCTTTACTGATATTAGATACCCAACACAGGGATGGAGCAGATAGCCTGGATATAAGGGGACTCTTCCGGACATGGTGGTACTGTCCTGGGTATGGATGGACAATTGCAGGAATGGAGTGACTCTCctaggtatggagggactatcGCGGATATCAGAGAACAATATAAGATATGTGGGGACGCTCCCGGATTTGGATGAACTGCCTTATGAGGAGCGGTTAAGTTGGCAGGGTTTCTACACATTGCAGTTTAGgcgaatgagagatgaccttgttgaaacatacGAGGTGCTTAGAGGAGCTGACCCTAGAGGGGGAGATGGGGAGAGGGTCTTATCCCCTtgcatgggagagtctaggaccaaaccAGAATAAGGATTGCATATTTAAGACaaaaatgaggatttttttttctctctgaggggAGTGGAGCTGAGGAATTCTTTCCCGGTCGTCAGGGCTGAGTCATTcagtatcttcaaggctgagagggAGAGatctttaatcaggaagggaaacaGGGTTAtcaagaaaaggcaggaaagtggagatgatcagatgagccattcaatggtggagcagactcaatgggctgaatggcctatgcctgcTTATGTGCTGCAAAGTATGCATTTATTTCTTGAATTCATTTTCCCAACTGCCCTGGTGGCTTTTGGATCTATGTTTCCAAGTTATTAAATCAGCGCTCTGGAGTACATTAACTAGTGTACAACTACACCCTGAGAGGGTGGTCCAATCTGTGTGTTTGTGGGGGTGGGTGGAAAAATGGCAATGGGGAAGAGGGTCTTATCAACAGAGGGCAGGAATTGTCCAGAAAAGTGACAGTTCAGGCCTGAACAGTGTAAGGTGCAGGATGTGTTTGGGAAATAATCAAAATGGTTTGGACAGGGTGACTCCTCGAGAGATGGAAAGTACAACATAAGTGTCCCTACTAAAGACCACAGGGGCTGTGGAAGGTTATTACAATGGCTATTCCAATTCCCCGCTCCCCCTAAGGTCCTCGTTGCATTTTGTAAACACTTTGACCCTCACCAGCAGTTTCTTGTAATATTCCTGATCTTTGTCATTGAAGGAGCTCTTCAAGAATAGTTGGATGGCCTCATCTCGACATAGGGAGTGTATTCCTGTCAACACGGCGATTTCCATTGGCATCTGCACTCTCAGCCCCATCTGCTGCTGGTAGTGAGTGAGGCCATTCTGGAAGGCGGCTGTGTTTTCAATCTTAGCCATACAGGTCACAGCATCCTCAATGCAAGGTACCTTCCCACTGTCAATAGTTTTCACGTAGGCTTCAGTCAAAATAGCCAACACTGCGAGAGAAGAGAGAACAAAGAGTTGATTACCAAGCTTTTGTAATTATGGTGGGTTAAAGGGGGCAGCCAtaagttccttaaaagtggagtcgcacgtagataggatagtgaagaaggtgtttggtatgctttcctttattggtcagagtattgagtataggagttgggaggtcatgttgtggctgtacagtacattggttaggccacttttggaatattgcatgcaattttagtctccctcctatcgtgggtggcacggtggcacagtggttagcactgctgcctcgcagcgccagagacccgggttcaattcccgcctcaggcgactgactgtgtggagtttgcacgttctccccgtgtctgcgtgggtttcctccgggagctccggtttcctcccacagtcaaaagatgtgcaagtcaggtgaattggccatgctaaattgcctgtagtgttaggtaaggggtaaatgtaggggtatgggtgggttattgGGCTCCTTGATCATTATGGTACAGTCCAATTGCCAATCCCACTGTGCCAATTCCCATTGTAACCTTCTGAGAACAGCTTTAGCCTCTAAATGAAACAATCAATTTACCATCAGTCAGTGCTTGATAAGGGgtagttagaatcatagagtctgagggatgtacagcacggaaacaggctctttggtccaatacgcccatgccaaccagatatcctaacctaatcaagtccaatttgccagcacttggcccatatctcactaaggaggagaaagtgaggtctgcagatgctggagatcagagctgaaaatgtgttgctggaacagcgccgcaggtcagacagcatccagggaacaggagaatcgacgtttcgggcataagcccttcttcaggaataatgcccgaaacgtcgattctcctgttccctggatgctgtctgacctgcggcgctgttccagcaacacattttcagctctgatctccagcatctgcagacctcactttctcctccttagtgagatatgggccaagtgctggcaaattggacttgattaggttaggatatctggttggcatgggcgtattagaccaaagagcctgtttccgtgctgtacatccctcagactctatgattctaactacCCCTTATCAAGCACTGACTGATGGTAAATTGATTGTTTCATTTAGAGGCTAAAGCTGTTCTCAGAAGGTTACAATGGGAATTGGCACAGTGGGATTGGCAATTGGACTGTACCATAATGATCAAGGAGCCCAATTCCATCCAGAATTgacctggaagtgtttgatggaaaGATTCAGATGACAAAGTGAATTGGAAAGTATTCCTTTGCTGATTTCCCACGTGCTGCTGAGCAGCCAATGTGGAGAGAGGGACCTCAGTCGAGTCAGCACTTGCTTGTTGAAGGGATGAAATAGCCTGGTGGATGTCCCATCAATCCCTGATTGAGCTGATAGACATACTCGTCGCATTGTGCTGCACTTACTTCGACCATTAATCCTGCGGCCACCTTTAACTCTCTTTGGCTGTGATTCACTGTAGATGTACTGGCAGAACTCTCGGCACACCGCACGGAACTGTGGGTCAAGCTGGCTTTCCGGCAGCGTCTCCACCTGGTTTAGATTGGTGCTGGCAGTCggctgaacaaaaacaaaacatttgcgGGACCGGAAGTAATTCCTGATGCATTCCCGGGGCTGGTTATACTCCATCACTTTCTTTGCAACACCTGCATTCAgtcaaaagaaacaaaaccacATCCACTTTGGGTGTTAGTATGACTGGGCAGAATTCCATGATACAAAGCACCGACAGCACCTTAAATCCTCTTTCCCATATCCCACTTTGTTTGTGTATTGCTGATAGCCCTGGGAGTGATTGGAATGATGTTATCCAGCTGGACCTCTAGAATCAGAGTTTCccgactggggctgttaacctgatccaatcagggagccctggctgacagatacaaacaggagtgtcacgggttctgttcactctgagagcaggctctgagggagctggatcagtgccaaggatTCTCCACATTTAAACAAAGGaggacttagtgacaggataccagctgcTGTGGAGTGATTTCACCCCCTACCCAGAAATCTCAACCTATCTCAATCTAAGAAAATTTCCACTCACACAGGATCAGCACATTTTGGAGGAGGTTTGAGATTTTCACTACGGGTTGTGTGTTGGATGtgggagtggtgtgtgtgtgtgtgtgtgtgcgtgagagagtgtgtgcgcgtgagagagtgtgtgcgcgtgagagagtgtgtgcgcgtgagagagtgtgtgcgcgtgcgtgcatGCACGTCCACGAGAACGTGTGTGTGCACAAGAACATGTgttgtgtgcatgagagagagagtgcacgtgtatgtgtgtgtcagagagtgtgcgggtatgtgtgagtgcacgtgtgtgagagagagagagtatgtgtgtgagagatagagagagagagagcacatgtGAGActgagagatagggagagaacgtgtgtgagagagagagagaaagtgcgtttgtgagagagagcacgcatgtgtgtgagagagagaaagagagctcatgtatgtgaatgagagagagagcatgtgtgtgagagagtgtgtgtgtgNNNNNNNNNNNNNNNNNNNNNNNNNNNNNNNNNNNNNNNNNNNNNNNNNNNNNNNNNNNNNNNNNNNNNNNNNNNNNNNNNNNNNNNNNNNNNNNNNNNNNNNNNNNNNNNNNNNNNNNNNNNNNNNNNNNNNNNNNNNNNNNNNNNNNNNNNNNNNNNNNNNNNNNNNNNNNNNNNNNNNNNNNNNNNNNNNNNNNNNNNNNNgtgtgtgtgtgtgtgacagagagagagagagagagagagagagagagagtgactgtgtGTCTGGTGAAAGGTGTAACACACTCTCACTCAGGTGAGAGACATTGCATCCATTGGATTCTCACCTTTTTTGAGTTGTAGGCCGTGGTTCAAATACTCATCGGCTGTGACATTCTGGCCATCGATTTTCAGTTCCAGGGTGAAATCCCGCACTGCCCAGACAAAGGCCGGTGAGACCTTCAGTAAATCCAACTCTTCATCTTCATCATCACCTCCTTGATCAGCCTTCACTTTGATCAGCTCTGTCAGATTGGAAACAAAACTGGATTCTGTTAAGGAACTGATGATGTACTACATTAAAGGCAGCACCTCTCCGCAGCGGTGGAATGCTACTGTTCTAAAGAGAATGGGATAGTTCCAAGAGCAATAGATAGGATAAGCACAGGAGGATGTTCCTAAcaactggggagtccagaactagtctGAGGATACAGAGTTGGACGTTTAG
This genomic stretch from Chiloscyllium plagiosum isolate BGI_BamShark_2017 chromosome 37, ASM401019v2, whole genome shotgun sequence harbors:
- the LOC122541483 gene encoding guanylate-binding protein 1-like: MASGSYMQAPMCLIENSQDGKLVLNGEAFQLLSSIKETLVVVSIVGFYRTGKSYLMNRLAGQNHGFSLGSTVQSHTKGIWMWCVPHPEKRNHCLVLLDTEGLGDVEKGDHTNDCWIFSLAVLLSSTFVYNSVGTIDQYALEKLHFVSNLTELIKVKADQGGDDEDEELDLLKVSPAFVWAVRDFTLELKIDGQNVTADEYLNHGLQLKKGVAKKVMEYNQPRECIRNYFRSRKCFVFVQPTASTNLNQVETLPESQLDPQFRAVCREFCQYIYSESQPKRVKGGRRINGRMLAILTEAYVKTIDSGKVPCIEDAVTCMAKIENTAAFQNGLTHYQQQMGLRVQMPMEIAVLTGIHSLCRDEAIQLFLKSSFNDKDQEYYKKLLTEVEQHYFEVCDKNEAVSMETCTKLLETLSSEIEEKLRKGSYTCTGGYEQYEKDRKKMIEKFHATPGKGNKAEEALNSFMKSKTSEADSVLQADERLTDQARELAVERQRTAEIKQEAKAQEEALKTLEEIRNNEKAFYEESTKQLHSKMEEEKENLQREQELALECKLKEQKELMEKQFQSKAEMMEEQIETLRKQQESANSSINWEKFATVAKGALDTIINAYASHKAMKLLTKI